From the genome of Penaeus monodon isolate SGIC_2016 chromosome 16, NSTDA_Pmon_1, whole genome shotgun sequence, one region includes:
- the LOC119582718 gene encoding carbohydrate sulfotransferase 4-like: MLVGVRKKHWLLATLSVTGLLLVLVFTTKSPGHSPTRALLDPGIDGKAAQADGVAAVEDLPASAVSAVHTQPPLHLSQQERDALAKQGVLMVEDSDRDPMENQAQEQQPQQQQRYRQQEHSQPRKGVSANDAQEQEMDKLKLDQQELQRETNRLQEHHMREQQILQDRIRADEMKAQQEKEQRMMEQAVRLNPPPAQSRTSSVSVVSRTYNVNRGMTAASNGGSSRGVILPRMTYEGLWKMGENILRHTIRREFLNSIPDTDFTPGEAVPPLQVRRVIILSTWRSGSSFLGDLLKSYPGTYFSFEPLHHLLKNLHLQEGPLVDVVLNLLKSIMTCDLSQQEEYVSYMRNNSFLMNHNTRVWNSCSRNRALCFDKEYLSAVCKYMPVNVMKTVRMGLAPVISLLQDPSLDLRVVHLVRDPRGSLHSRMQLTWCHSQACSDPGTVCGDLMTDLKLSEWVKERFPDKYLLVRYEDLGLQAEETARRIFKFLHLTYHKSVASFVRDHTSINRKTKKKPNTYSTYRDSKSTTFAWRGALNYTTLEEIQNVCREPLSYLRLRIFDTEEDYMNATIPVLVE; the protein is encoded by the exons ACCCGGGCATAGATGGAAAGGCAGCCCAAGCGGATGGCGTCGCGGCGGTCGAGGATCTCCCTGCTTCGGCAGTGTCTGCAGTACACACGCAGCCTCCCCTGCACCTCAGCCAACAGGAGCGGGATGCACTGGCCAAGCAAGGAGTCCTCATGGTGGAGGACTCAGACAGAGATCCAATGGAGAACCAGGCCCAGGAGCAACAACCGCAGCAACAGCAACGATATCGTCAGCAGGAGCACAGCCAACCAAGGAAGGGTGTGTCTGCTAACGATGCACAAGAACAGGAAATGGACAAACTGAAATTGGATCAACAGGAGCTGCAACGAGAAACTAATCGTTTACAGGAGCACCATATGCGAGAACAGCAGATCCTGCAGGATCGCATTCGAGCAGATGAAATGAAGGCCCAGCAGGAAAAGGAACAGAGAATGATGGAGCAGGCGGTCCGCCTGAACCCTCCGCCGGCACAATCGCGCACCTCCAGTGTATCTGTGGTGTCGCGCACGTATAACGTGAACCGCGGAATGACAGCTGCGAGCAACGGCGGTTCGAGCCGAGGGGTTATCCTTCCTCGGATGACATATGAAGGACTCTGGAAGATGGGCGAAAACATCTTACGTCACACCATCAGAAGGGAGTTTCTGAACAGCATCCCAGACACTGATTTCACTCCCGGGGAAGCTGTCCCCCCCTTGCAGGTGCGCAGGGTCATCATCCTCTCCACATGGCGTAGCGGCTCTTCCTTCCTCGGAGACCTGTTGAAGTCATACCCTGGTACATATTTCAGTTTCGAGCCCCTGCACCATCTGCTCAAGAATCTTCACTTACAGGAAGGCCCCTTGGTTGACGTGGTCTTAAATCTACTGAAAAGTATTATGACATGTGACCTCTCTCAGCAAGAGGAGTATGTCAGCTACATGCGGAATAATAGTTTCCTGATGAACCACAATACACGTGTCTGGAATTCTTGCTCGAGAAACAGAGCGCTCTGCTTTGACAAAGAATACTTGTCTGCTGTGTGCAAGTACATGCCTGTCAATGTAATGAAAACCGTTCGGATGGGCTTGGCCCCCGTGATCTCTCTACTTCAGGACCCAAGCCTTGACCTGCGAGTGGTCCACCTTGTTCGTGACCCACGTGGATCCCTTCATTCCAGAATGCAGCTGACCTGGTGCCATTCTCAAGCCTGCAGTGACCCGGGCACTGTTTGTGGTGACCTCATGACAGACCTGAAACTCTCAGAGTGGGTGAAAGAAAGATTTCCGGACAA ATATCTGCTAGTCCGATACGAAGACTTGGGACTGCAGGCAGAGGAAACAGCAAGACGAATCTTTAAATTCTTGCATCTGACGTACCACAAAAGTGTCGCTTCCTTCGTGCGGGACCACACGTCGATCAACAGGAAGACCAAAAAGAAGCCGAATACTTACTCGACATATAGAGACTCTAAATCCACCACCTTCGCCTGGCGGGGAGCTCTCAATTACACAACCTTAGAAGAGATTCAGAATGTCTGCCGAGAGCCCTTGAGTTATCTCAGACTAAGGATATTTGATACGGAAGAAGATTATATGAATGCGACAATTCCAGTTCTAGTAGAGTAG